The Panicum hallii strain FIL2 chromosome 5, PHallii_v3.1, whole genome shotgun sequence genome contains the following window.
GATTGTTTCGAGGGATTTCAAAACACAATggagatgcatgcatgcatgtgtctacgTCTGCACTCATGCATCTCTACGAACGCGCACATCATAGAGATGTCTACCGTTGAAGCATAGGATTTTTGAAGCCAAGTGAATAGATTCTACCACAAGAAATCAAACCATATATGAGGTATTTAGCTTGCCAAAGGGGTTTAATTAGGCAACGACGGCTAAGGTTGCGTGCACGGGAACCTTCAAATTATACTTCTGCAACTGAAAGCAAACGAAAGCGTAATAACTATATACAGGTAGCTCCTAAATATAGTTGCTTGCACGGGATCATGACGTGATGCTGCATTCACATTTTTGCACCGAAAAGTAAGGAACAAAATCGACTACCTAATAATTAACGACCTTATGATATGATGACAAGCCAATTGCCAAGATTACACAGTACACTTGCTAATTGCTGAGCGAGGTTAGACACATACCTACTCACATTAGTCAGGACAATATACATTTTCCAAAGAGAATTGGTACCAAGATGGGCCCAACCTCAAGAGCCCACATTGCTCGATCGATCAGGCTAGGTCCCCAACCGAGAGGAACGAACTGACCGTAGGTATCGCAGATCGGCGATGGCCATGGACGCCAAGATCGGCAGGTTCTTCGATGCCGTGGGCTCCTTCTTCTCCGGCGGCGAGAGCATCCCTTGGTGCGACCGCGACGTCATTGCCGTACGTGCCGAATCGATTCACTCTCAACCGGCCCCCGTCCTCCTCACCCTCTGTCGCCTAGTTCTCGCTCAGTTCTGTTGGTTCAAACAAAATGCATCCATGTGCTTGATTACATGCATGAACATCTCGATCGAGGTCTGATAAATGGATCCGTCAATCTGCTCTCCGATCCTCCTAAAATTATCTAGGGATGCGAGAGGGAGGTCGCCGAGGCCGCGACCGAGGAGCACGAGAAGCAGAGCATCATGAGGCTGTCCTGGGCGCTCGTGCACTCGACGAACCAGGACGACGTGCTCCGCGGGATCGGCATGCTCCAAGGTACGCTGCGCCGGCCCTGCTGAATGGAGTTCATGCTGTTCGGTTGCAATCCGCCTCCGATCTGCCTCTTCGAATGGTCACCACATTTGTCTGCCGCTGTACATCCAGCATCTCTGCTTGGCGCGACCACCAGCCCTTTGCAGGCGAGGGAGAAGCTCTACCTGCTGGCCGTGGGGCACTACAGGAACGGCGACTACCCCAGGAGCCGGCAGTTCCTGGACCAGTGCCTCGAGGTTGTTCGCTTCATCCATAACATCTCCTTTTCTTGCTGTAGGCATAATAATGGAGGGCACTGCTCCGATCCTCATCTAATTCAGAAACAGAGATCCGGGCAACCAGAGTTATTTGATGGAAATTGGTAGTCTTAGCATGGCCGACTAGCCTCATTTACTGTATGGACGGCCAAGAACTATAACAACTTGCAATTCTTGGAGATTTTTCTCAATATCTGAATTAATTTAATCAGTTTATTTCGTGGTTTGATATAGATCCAACCTGATTGTAGACAGGCCCTGGCTCTGAAGAAGATAGCGGAAGATAAAATCGCTAAAGGTGAGGTAAAAGTTAGACCAATTACCAGCAatgcaaatgttctagttccatCAGTCATGTCTCGATGTCTAGTTCCATCAGCAATGCGCACCAATCCTGTCTTTGGATTTTATGGTTGTCTATATTGAACTGATATACAGTCAAGACTGAAGACAGAGGATCCCAAATTGTTAAATTTCGTAAAGAAATTCAGTTACTAACAAACATTCGTTGATGCAGATGGTGTTATCGGTATTGGAATAGCTACAACTGCCATTGGTGTGCTCATTGGGATCGCAGCTGCTGTTGCTCGAAAAAACTGAGATGGTTTTATTTTCATAACTATTCTAGAATACTATGTTCTCGATCCTCACTCCACCGATCGAGTTTACTGAGTTCATTTTGGTCTTCTTATGTAAAACTCTGCACGCTTCCTTGTTCATCAGTGATATAATTGTGCTCCTGCTTCTTTTCAACAAAAGAAAAGGTAACCCAGCAATCATCCACGAGCTAGCTAGGATTAACAAGGGTTCGGTGACTGAATACGTATGAATACTGTAACTATTTTTCACTACAATTTCCCATAGACTTCTTGTCACAAGTGGCCAATGAGGTTGGTTAATTAACCACAAAATTACTGTGGTCAATGAGGTTGTGGGGGATTGTATATGTTGTTGGCAGTTTGCCAAAACTGTAGGAAAATTAAAGGTAATAACTATATTTAAAAATCTGTTAGCCATTGGAAAAAAAATAGTAATACTACAGTATTTTCTCTTCAAATTAATAATCTGTTAAATTGGATCAGGTCCGGCCCAGAGTGTCTCACCGACTTCGAGTCGGAACCAGTTTCCATCTCCTTTATTTTATTTAAGCAAGTGCGTACGGCGGAATCGACGAGTCGTATCAAGAACGAATCTCATTCTTGCCTCGGGAGCTCTTGCGCATCATCGGCGATCGATTTCACGTGCCGTGCCTCGGAATGATGGCCGGGCGGAAGCGGCAGCGGAACCCCGCGTCGTACCTCAGCGACGACCTCTTGATCGAGATCCTCGTGCGGCTGCCGCCGAGGCCGCTGGGCCGCTTCAAGTGTGTCTCCCGGTCATGGCGCGATCTCATCTCCGGCCCTGTCCACCGCCGGAGGCTTGCGCACACTGACGCCGCGTCGGGCTTCTTCTACCATGTCCACGGCGATGGCTACCGGGCGCCGGTGACGACGGACTTGAACTTCACCGCCCTATGCCCTCCCGATGGAGGCGGAGGCTCGCCGCCTGCGTTCCTCGATCAAGCCTTCCCGTTCCTGCCTTCTTCGAGCACGAGGACCCGGACGGAGCTGCTGGACTCGTGCAACGGGCTCCTCCTCCTACGCTGCCACCGCCCCTCCGGCGACGAGCTGGCCGCTCCGCACTACATCGTCTGCAACCCCGCCACCCAGGGCTGGGCGGTCGAGCTGCCCGTGCCCTTGCCGGAGCCGAGTCGTGCCCGAAACCCGTTTGAGCTCGGATCAGAGATTAGTCGGCGTCGCCGGGAACGTCAACAGAGGAGAGAGAGCACCCGCCCTGCCGCTCTGGCCTTCGACCCGGCCGTCTCCCCGCACTTCCACGTCTTCGAGCTGGTGGAGGACGACGGGCGGCCCAGCTCTCGGTACGGCGGCGCCGCCGTCAAGGCGGTGCGGATCTACTCGTCCGAGACCGGCGAGTGGGTTCTCAGGAACAGCGAGTGGAGCTACCGCATCGCTtacgccggcgagaacgcctaCTTCAACGGCGGCGAGTGGAGCTACCGCCTCGCTTACGCCGGCAAGCACGCCTACCTCAACGGCTCCCTGCACCTCACCACCACCGACACCGAGAAAGGCATGGTGGTGGTCGCGTCGGTGGACACCAAGGGCCAGACGTGGAGGGCCACCCGCGTGTGCCCGGAGCCCCCGGCAACACTCGGCGCCCCCGGCGTCACCGGCCAGTCGCAGCGCCGCCTGCTCTACGTGGACGCCAGCTCGGCGGCCTACGCTCGTGACCTGTCGGTCTACGCTCTCGAggactgcggcggcggcggcggcgccgagagGTGGATCCTGAAGCACCGTGCCAGGTCGCTGGATCCGTCTGGGGGGCAGAGCGTGGTTGCGATCCATCCGGGTTGCAATGTGATTTTCCTCTTTGATAGCCGACGGCGGAGCCTGATTGCCTACGATATGGATCATGGGACTACACGTGTTGTCCACAGTTTCACGGATGCAACGAGCAACTACCACTTTTTCCCGTACGTACCATTGTACTTGCAATAAGCATTATCAAGGTTGCCTGCATGCGTGGCATTGTAACGTTGATGAATGTAGAAGATCGAGTGTATGGTTAAGTCGTCTGAAGAATGAGTATGCATGCAGACTGCTTAATTTGAACAACGAACGGATGTTACAACAACATCAATTATATTGATCTGTTCATAATATTTCCCTCTAATTTGGTCACGAATGATGAAACTGTTTCAGAACTCATGTGTCATGGAAAATAATTACATCTATATTTCAGATGCCTGAACAATTTGTTGTTTCAGATGGCATATTATTTGACGTTGCAGATTTGCTTGGATAGATGTAGATGAATGGAGATGCAAAAACTGTTTTTTTAGGATCACAATGCATGTCCGTTATTTTGGTTGAACTGAGAGTCCGCGCGCGACATGCAAAACTAACGAAATTGAGTTCCCGAGAATCAGTACTACTTTTTCAAAATGGAATTTTAATTTGAAAAATTAGCATAAATATTTGAATTAAAGAGGGTTGGAGGTATCTAAGGATCACCAATTTAAACCCTTAATTCATCCCAATCCAACCATCTAATCTACCCAAGCGGCCAAGCCTACCGCTCGACTCGCGAGCAGTTGCCGAATAGCCGATCTGTTTCACGCGTCCTCCGGCCGGGATGGACGACGGCAAGCTTTCGGCGGCGACCAACCTCCCGGACGACCTCGTCGTGGAGATCCTGTCGCGCCTGCCGGTGCGGCCGCTCCGCCGTTGCAAGTGCGTCAGCCGCGCGTGGCGCGACCTCATCTCCCACTCCCACCACCGCCGCAGGCTCGCGCAGACCGTCTCGGGCTTCTTCTACCATCTCCACGTCGACGCCTCCTGCCCGCCCATAGTACCCTACTGGCGCTTCACCGCCTCGTCACCTCCTCCTCATCCGCAGGGCtcgccgcctccggccgccgtcgaTCACGCCTTCGCGTTCCTGCCATCGACGAGCTACGCGACGACCGACACGGAGCTGCTGGACTCGTGCAAcgggctcctcctcctgcgctgctgccgcgcgtcgtcgtcgtcgtccctctccctgcagccgaAGCCGGCTCCGTCCTCGTACGCCGTGTGCAACCCCGCCACCGGGAAGTGGGTCGAGGTGCCGGAGCCGATCTATGCCGAGGGCACCTTCGGCCTCAGCTCCGATTACCTCCAAGGGAAGCGGCAGACCCGCCTGGCCGCGCTGGCCTTCGACCCGGCCGTCTCCTCCACGCGCTTCCACGTGCTCCAGCTGGTGGAGAAGGATTGCTTCAGCTTCCCATTGCTGTCCCAGAACCGCTTCGTCGTCGAGGCGGTGGAGATCTACTCATCGGAAACCAAGAGCTGGGTGGTCTGCGACTGCAGTGAGTGGAGGTTGGGCTTCCAGGTCACATGCACCGGCCAGCAGGGGACCTACCACGACGGCTCCCTGCACTTCGCCCTCGACGACGG
Protein-coding sequences here:
- the LOC112895726 gene encoding uncharacterized protein LOC112895726, whose product is MAGRKRQRNPASYLSDDLLIEILVRLPPRPLGRFKCVSRSWRDLISGPVHRRRLAHTDAASGFFYHVHGDGYRAPVTTDLNFTALCPPDGGGGSPPAFLDQAFPFLPSSSTRTRTELLDSCNGLLLLRCHRPSGDELAAPHYIVCNPATQGWAVELPVPLPEPSRARNPFELGSEISRRRRERQQRRESTRPAALAFDPAVSPHFHVFELVEDDGRPSSRYGGAAVKAVRIYSSETGEWVLRNSEWSYRIAYAGENAYFNGGEWSYRLAYAGKHAYLNGSLHLTTTDTEKGMVVVASVDTKGQTWRATRVCPEPPATLGAPGVTGQSQRRLLYVDASSAAYARDLSVYALEDCGGGGGAERWILKHRARSLDPSGGQSVVAIHPGCNVIFLFDSRRRSLIAYDMDHGTTRVVHSFTDATSNYHFFPYVPLYLQ
- the LOC112895731 gene encoding uncharacterized protein LOC112895731, translating into MDDGKLSAATNLPDDLVVEILSRLPVRPLRRCKCVSRAWRDLISHSHHRRRLAQTVSGFFYHLHVDASCPPIVPYWRFTASSPPPHPQGSPPPAAVDHAFAFLPSTSYATTDTELLDSSDYLQGKRQTRLAALAFDPAVSSTRFHVLQLVEKDCFSFPLLSQNRFVVEAVEIYSSETKSWVVCDCSEWRLGFQVTCTGQQGTYHDGSLHFALDDGAVMSVDTKGEAW
- the LOC112894531 gene encoding mitochondrial fission 1 protein A-like; amino-acid sequence: MAMDAKIGRFFDAVGSFFSGGESIPWCDRDVIAGCEREVAEAATEEHEKQSIMRLSWALVHSTNQDDVLRGIGMLQASLLGATTSPLQAREKLYLLAVGHYRNGDYPRSRQFLDQCLEIQPDCRQALALKKIAEDKIAKDGVIGIGIATTAIGVLIGIAAAVARKN